Proteins from a single region of Pyrus communis chromosome 6, drPyrComm1.1, whole genome shotgun sequence:
- the LOC137738018 gene encoding uncharacterized protein, producing MVGVTPDNGSRRRLPHWMLGISSGVQVSKPGNVKENGKELLEGTQSHENETLEENPHVLVKCETKRRKRKSTEQDADFEDDVPETVPEKKRNGRGRRKVQEPAAPKRQKTKDPGEGIQLQEKETLEENSHFLTKCETKRRKSKSDEQEVRTSTVDDVELTVEDLVIIAEEYIEADRIMKREELSNQERESDRRLVERVCSGNVFEDSVDAQKGNQGSLIPDTTTSKPNGSLTSTEMNLNSSGRDDPAQDMLDLFLGPLLKKTVEKETKEKDRKAQMLTENMTFSQEFKRQSESSVIREEIPPAPIVKKKSSLRDKVAMFLD from the exons ATGGTAGGAGTTACTCCAGACAATGGAAGTAGGAGACGTTTACCGCATTGGATGCTGGGCATATCTTCTGGTGTCCAAGTAAGCAAGCCTGGTAATGTTAAGGAAAATGGAAAGGAGCTTCTGGAAGGGACCCAATCTCACGAAAATGAAACCTTGGAAGAAAACCCGCATGTTCTTGTAAAATGTGagacaaagagaagaaaaagaaaatcaaccgAACAGGATGCAGACTTTGAAGATGATGTCCCAGAAACTGTTCCAGAAAAGAAGCGTAATGGACGTGGGAGAAGAAAAGTTCAGGAGCCTGCAGCTCCAAAGAGACAAAAAACAAAGGATCCTGGAGAAGGGATACAGCTTCAGGAAAAGGAAACTCTGGAAGAGAATTCACACTTTCTTACAAAATGTgagacaaaaagaagaaaaagtaaatCAGATGAACAAGAAGTACGGACTTCGACTGTTGATGATGTTGAACTGACGGTGGAAGATTTAGTGATCATTGCTGAAGAG TATATTGAAGCTGATAGAATTATGAAGCGAGAAGAATTATCGAACCAAGAACGTGAATCAGACAGGAGACTTGTAGAAAGAGTCTGTTCCGGTAATGTGTTCGAAGATTCTGTTGATGCCCAAAAGGGTAATCAAGGATCACTTATCCCGGATACAACTACGTCCAAGCCAAATGGGAGTTTGACAAGTACAGAAATGAACTTGAATTCCAGCGGGAGAGATGATCCTGCTCAGGACATGCTGGATCTGTTTTTAGGGCCGTTGCTGAAGAAAACCGTCGAGAAGGAGACAAAGGAGAAGGACAGAAAGGCTCAAATGTTGACAGAGAATATGACATTTTCCCAAGAATTCAAAAGACAAAGTGAGAGTAGTGTCATTAGAGAAGAAATTCCCCCCGCCCCCATAGTGAAGAAGAAGAGCAGTCTTAGAGACAAGGTGGCAATGTTTCTTGACTGA